In Salvelinus alpinus chromosome 36, SLU_Salpinus.1, whole genome shotgun sequence, the genomic stretch ccctcaggggtgcatgctcagtcccctcctatactccctgttcactcatgactgcacggccaggcacaactccaacaccatcattaagtttgcagatgacacaacagtggtaggcctgatcacagacattgacgagacagcctatagggaggaggtcagagacctggctgtgtggtggcaaaacaacaacctctccctcaacatgatcaagacaaaggagatgattgtggactacaggaaaaggaggaccgagcatgcccccattctcatcgacggggctgtagtggagcaggttgagagcttcaagttccttggtgtccacatcaccaacaaactaacatggtccaagcacagcaagacagtcatgaagagggcacaacaaaacctattccccctcaggagactgaaaagatttggcatggtctcctcagatcctcaaaaggttctacagctgcaccatcgagagtatcctgactggttgcatctctgcctggtatggcaactgcttggcctccgaccacaaggcactacatagggtagtgcgtacagcccagtacatcactggggccaagctttctgccatccaggacctctataccaggcagtgtcagaggaaggccctaaaaattgtcaaagacgccagccaccctagtcatagacggttctctctgctaccgcacggcaagcggtaccggagcgccaagtctaggtccaagaggctttcaaacagcttctacctccaagccataagactcctgaacatctaatcaaatggctacccagactatttgctcccccccaacccctcttttacaccgctccTACTCTCTGTTGTGACCggttagtcactttaataactctacctacatgtacatattacctcaattccctcgactaaccggtgctctcgcacattgactctgtaccggtacccctgtatatagtctcgctactgttattactgccgctctttaattacttgttccttttattcccaattccaggctttatcacaaccgactgtgattgggagtcccatagggcggcacacaattggcccagcgtcgtccgggttagggtttggccggggtaagccgtcattgtaaatatgaatttgttcttaactgacttgcctggtaaaggttaaataaatacaaataaaattctATCTCCACCCCAGGGACTCTTGGAGCATGGCATTTCAGGCTATGGTTTtgtctttctcactctccctctgaTCATGCCTAGAATAACGTGTGTAATGCTTGTTAATGCTTTTTAACTTAAACGTATGCTTTATATGTCAATCCATTTAGCAAAGTAATTAAATGCACTTGTATTTAGAATTCCATTCTCAGACGTTTCTTGATTGCCTGTTACTGTAACGCAACTGTAGTTTCTTGCATAGTCAGAAACACATTTAATAGAGTTCGTTAACATAGTAATTGCATTTTTTAATTATGGGTTGAATGTAAGGTGTATATATAAAAtatttgtaacggcagccttcctcctcttcgtctgaagaggagatgtagcagggatcggaccaagacgcagcatagatcgtgttcaacatgtttaataaaagacgaTAAACAtgaacactacacaaatacaaaataacaaacgtggcaaaaccgagacagtcctatctggtgcagagaacacaaagacagaagacaaccacccacaaaccccaacacaaaacaagctacctaaatatggttcccaatcagagacaatgactaacacctgcctctgattgagaaccatatcaggccatacatagaaacggacaaactagacacacaacatagaatgcccacccagctcacgtcctgaccaacactaaaacaaagaaaacacaaaagaactatggtcagaacgtgataATATTAACCCACTACATTTTCATAACCTATTACAATAGGCAAATTATGGTCACATATGATATACCCTTCGGAATGCGTTTAACTgtgaaaattatatattttttctaaaaaATTAAGGTTTACCTCTCATCTCAGCCCATTCCAGTCGCTGATTTTATCTGCCAAAGATTAAATATacagttacagcctgaattcaaaatgtattaaatatattttttctcacccatctacacacaataccccataattacaaagtgaaaaaATGTTCTAAGacacttttgcaaatgtattgaaaatgtaatacagaaatatctaatttacataagtattcacacccctgaatcaatactttgtagaaacacctttggcaccgattacagctgtgtctttctgggtaagtccctaagagctttccacacctggattgtgcaacatttgcccattattcttttccaaGTTAttcagctctgtcaaattggttgttgatcattgctaggcaaccattttcaggttttgccatagattttcaagtagatttaagtcaaaactgtaactgtgttttaggtcattgtcctgttgaaaagtgaattcctctcccagtgtctggtggaaagcagactgaacctggttttcctctaggattttgcctgtacttagctccattccgtttcttttttatcctgagaaactccccagtccttaacgattacaaccatacccataacatgatgcagccatcactatgcttgaaaatatggagagtggtactcagtaatgtgttgtattggattttccccaaatgtaacactttgtattcacgacaaaaagtgaattgctttgccacatgttttttgcagtgttactttagtgccttgttgcaaacaggatgcatgtattctgtacagacttccttcttttcactctgtcaattaggttagtattgtggagtaactacaatgttgttgatccatcctcagttttctcctatcacagccattaaactctaactgttttaaagtcaccattggcctcatggtgaaatccctgagcggtttccttcctctccggcaactgagttatctGTAGCTcagtagtgactgggtgtattgatacactatccaaagtgtaattaataacttcaccatgctcaaagggatattcaatgtctgctttttctttacccatttaccaataggtgccattctttgtgaggcattggtaAACGTCCctggtatttgtggttgaatctgtgtatgaaatccactgctcgactgagggaccttacagataattgtatgtgtggggtacaaagattAGGAAgtaattaaaaaatcatgttatacacttttattgcacacagagtgaatccatgcaactaATTACTTGTTTGGAaatgttttactcctgaacttcttTTGGctagccataacaaaggggttgaatacttattaactcaaaacatttcagcttttcattttgaattaatttgtaaaacattcaaattaacataattccacttagacattttggggtatgtgtgtgccagtgacccaaaaaatctaaatgtaatccattttaaattcaggctgtaacacaacaaaatgtggaaaaagagaatactttctgaaggcactgtgtgttgCGGTTGGTGAAGGATCTTCAACAATCAAACAGATAATGCCAACTAAATGTGACTTTCATACATACTAAGGAGGAGCTCTCACATGTAATCTTGCTGTCAGAAATATGTGTGGTGAGTCTGTTACATTATCTCCAGggccctgtccagaaacaactcCTAACTCATCAGCACCATTTCCCTTATCTCCAAAAGTTTCAAGTCTTCCTCAGGCACAATAAAGAAGCTGTGTTCCCATGCAGTATCGCTTGAGGGGAAGGTCACAGCCAGACTGTTGATTCCTGCCAAGGTAGTGTTATCTAGCTGTGCGAACATGCAGGCAGTCCCACTGTGAACTTTGGATCCCCGGTACAGTAAAAGGGGCTGTAAAGAATGATTAGCAGAGGGTGGCTATAGACCATAAGCCATTCAGACAACAAAGTGTCCCGGGAGGGGAGACGAGTGGGAAAGATATTCTTCCTTTAACAAAATAGCTACTGTATACTTTGAAAGCACTGGTTGTGTTATCATACAACAGTGATAAACAGTGGTTTCAACATGGATTCAGGGGAGGTCATGGTGGAAATGGAAGAAACTGGAAAGTCCTCAGATTCTCAACCAGGTCAGTTTTTGATCTATCCTGGCGTATgggaaacaggaagtgaaaatgcAATACAATTGAATTGTGTTATTCTGTACATTAATGTAGCTTGATGTGATACTTGTTACAGGCCAAGCAGTCCCTCTTTCTGTGGTCTCAGGGTTGCGAATAATCCTGATCGGAGAGCGAGAGGCAGGGAAGAGTGCTGTGGGCAACGCCATACTGGGCAGTGAGGTGTTTGACGCGGTGGGGGTGAAAACAAGGGAGGCGGTAAAGCGGCAAAGAGAGGTGGCCGAGAGGCAGGTGACGGTGGTGGACACGCCTGGTTGGGAGTGGTTCCCCTCCAGGGGCTCCTCTCTGGGGGTCCGGAGGGAGATCGTCCGGGGCGTGTCACTGTGCCAGCCTGGCCCCCACGCCGTGCTCCTGGTGgtgcccctctccttctcctttaccAGACGGGAGCGGCAGGCGGCCGAGGAGCATGTGGCGCTGTTGGGGGAGCGGGCTTGGGGGCATACTGTGGTGCTGTTCACGGTGAAGGGTGGGCGGCTGAAGGATGCCAccttagaggaggaggtggaggaaagCGAGGAGCTCCAGTGCCTGGTGCAGCGATGTGGGGGCCGCTATCATGCCCTCTATGGGAGGCCCAGGAAGGGCCACGATGCCGTGGCGGAGCTACTGGAGAAGCTGGACAACATGGTGACCAAGAACAGAGGGGAGTTGCTCTCCAGCGAGGAGGTACTGGAGGAGgccagggagaaggagaaggaggaggagaggaggcaccaggaggaggacagggagagagaggaggatctgaGGAGGGTCAAGGAGGCTTTGAGAGAgctggagatggaggaggagacagaggaggtgcAAGGGGACGGAGGGGAGGCCACAGAGGAGTCCACgagacagcagagagggaggaggagatacaCAGATGAGAAATCAGACAGTGAGTAAAACACTATACTCTACCTACAGTACTTACTGAGAAAGTTGTTTTATGTGATGCCTAAATATGCCCATCAGTTGTCAAATGAGACAAACAAAATATTCTATATGTCTGCCAGTATTTTCTCAATGTGTGAAAATTATAAAGAAAGGAATGTGAAAATACTTACACATTTTTGTGGTTCAACAGCAGGTGTGGAAAGCAGCTCAGCGGATCCTACATCAgccccaccacacctcacctgGTCTGACCTCAGGGCCATTAGAGAGCAGAGATGTAAGACACAATAAAAGAGGGTAGAAGACACAGAAATATGAAGAACTTGCTGACTTCCTGATGGTCTATAACATTATACTGACTACAGTCCAAAAGACATCTTCCACTATTGATTTTGGATATGGACtgccaatatacactgagt encodes the following:
- the LOC139564861 gene encoding GTPase IMAP family member 4-like is translated as MDSGEVMVEMEETGKSSDSQPGQAVPLSVVSGLRIILIGEREAGKSAVGNAILGSEVFDAVGVKTREAVKRQREVAERQVTVVDTPGWEWFPSRGSSLGVRREIVRGVSLCQPGPHAVLLVVPLSFSFTRRERQAAEEHVALLGERAWGHTVVLFTVKGGRLKDATLEEEVEESEELQCLVQRCGGRYHALYGRPRKGHDAVAELLEKLDNMVTKNRGELLSSEEVLEEAREKEKEEERRHQEEDREREEDLRRVKEALRELEMEEETEEVQGDGGEATEESTRQQRGRRRYTDEKSDSE